A part of Prolixibacteraceae bacterium genomic DNA contains:
- a CDS encoding 30S ribosomal protein S16 codes for MPVKIRLARHGRKRNAYYYIVVANSRAPRDGKYIERIGSYNPNTNPATIELDFDKALNWMLKGAQPTDTARSILSEEGVLFKKHVLGGVKKGAFDEAAAEAKFEAWKLAKTAKQQAGKDALTAAKDSVKAEKLAKEAEIKEARTQELAKRKADAAAEAAAAAQAEAAPEAEANADTAEA; via the coding sequence ATGCCAGTTAAAATTCGTTTAGCACGACACGGTCGTAAAAGAAATGCCTATTACTACATTGTTGTAGCTAATAGCAGGGCACCACGTGATGGTAAGTACATTGAAAGAATTGGATCATATAATCCAAACACTAATCCTGCTACCATCGAGCTTGATTTTGACAAAGCTCTAAACTGGATGCTAAAAGGAGCTCAACCAACTGACACTGCAAGATCAATCCTTTCTGAAGAGGGAGTTCTTTTCAAGAAACACGTTCTTGGTGGTGTGAAAAAAGGAGCATTTGATGAAGCAGCAGCAGAAGCAAAATTTGAAGCTTGGAAATTAGCTAAAACAGCTAAGCAACAAGCAGGCAAAGATGCTCTTACTGCAGCTAAAGATTCAGTGAAAGCTGAAAAACTAGCTAAAGAAGCTGAAATCAAAGAAGCTCGCACACAAGAGTTGGCGAAGAGAAAAGCAGATGCTGCTGCTGAAGCTGCTGCTGCTGCGCAAGCAGAGGCTGCACCTGAAGCTGAAGCGAACGCAGATACTGCAGAAGCTTAA
- a CDS encoding RecX family transcriptional regulator translates to MRVYTKEQALQRVAALCSKAEKCVFDIEKKLYQWGMDQDDVDAIIERLLEEKFIDQERFVRYYVKDKLTFNGWGKQKVWFNLQQKHISSDLFQMVWEEMDKEQYNEQLVRLLLKKRRSLKSVNPWEEKQKLMRYAAGRGFQIDEIYRALDVVAAEDDAAGADGEV, encoded by the coding sequence ATGAGAGTGTATACAAAAGAGCAAGCATTACAGAGAGTCGCTGCTTTATGTAGCAAAGCAGAGAAGTGTGTTTTTGATATTGAGAAGAAGCTCTATCAATGGGGAATGGATCAGGATGACGTAGATGCCATTATTGAACGCCTGCTTGAAGAGAAATTTATCGATCAAGAGCGTTTTGTGCGCTACTATGTAAAAGATAAACTCACATTTAATGGGTGGGGAAAACAGAAGGTGTGGTTTAACCTACAGCAGAAGCACATCTCTTCAGATCTGTTCCAAATGGTGTGGGAAGAGATGGATAAAGAGCAATATAATGAACAACTCGTTAGACTACTACTTAAAAAACGTAGAAGTCTAAAGAGTGTGAATCCATGGGAAGAGAAGCAAAAGTTGATGCGATATGCTGCTGGACGAGGATTCCAGATAGATGAGATCTATCGTGCACTAGATGTGGTAGCGGCAGAAGACGACGCGGCGGGTGCTGATGGAGAGGTATAA